A single Nicotiana tabacum cultivar K326 chromosome 5, ASM71507v2, whole genome shotgun sequence DNA region contains:
- the LOC107778462 gene encoding pentatricopeptide repeat-containing protein At5g08510-like: protein MAIKVKPDEITVASILSTCAHLGTLDMGKVVHDYVRQHGIKMDIYVGNTLVDMYCKCGSVNTTLEVFFSMNRKDTISWTSIISGLAVNGFHDNTLQLFSQMLERCKPTHGTFIGVLLACAHAGLVDKGLEYFDSMEKHHGLVPEMKHYGCVVDLLCRSGNLNRAFEFINLMPTAADVVLWRMLLSACKLHGNVVLAEIAANKLLQLDPDNGGNCVLSSSTYATAERWDDAMKIRQLMNDGAVQRPLGWSSIEVNAIV, encoded by the coding sequence ATGGCAATTAAGGTTAAGCCTGATGAAATTACAGTCGCTAGCATACTCTCTACTTGTGCACATTTAGGTACACTTGATATGGGTAAGGTAGTGCATGATTACGTTCGTCAGCATGGCATTAAAATGGATATTTACGTAGGGAACACTTTGGTGGATATGTACTGCAAATGTGGATCTGTTAACACAACCTTGGAAGTATTCTTTAGCATGAACAGAAAGGACACTATTTCTTGGACTTCGATAATCTCGGGCCTTGCAGTGAATGGTTTTCATGACAATACTCTTCAGCTGTTCTCCCAGATGTTAGAACGTTGTAAGCCAACTCATGGTACTTTTATCGGCGTACTACTTGCTTGTGCTCATGCAGGTTTGGTGGATAAAGGTTTGGAATACTTCGATAGTATGGAAAAACATCATGGATTGGTGCCAGAAATGAAGCATTATGGTTGTGTTGTTGATTTGTTGTGCCGCTCTGGTAATTTAAATAGAGcatttgagtttataaatcttaTGCCTACGGCTGCCGATGTGGTTTTGTGGAGAATGTTGCTTAGTGCTTGTAAACTTCATGGTAATGTGGTTCTTGCTGAAATTGCTGCCAACAAACTTCTTCAATTAGATCCTGATAATGGTGGTAATTGTGTTCTGTCATCGAGCACTTATGCGACTGCAGAGAGGTGGGATGATGCAATGAAAATAAGGCAATTGATGAATGATGGTGCAGTACAAAGGCCGTTAGGATGGAGTTCAATTGAAGTAAATGCGATCGTCTAG